A region of the Microbacterium sp. SL75 genome:
CGAGGAACTCGCCGTCCTGCGAGACCATCTTCGTCTCGCCCTGACCCATGACCTTCGTGAACACGTCTTCCATCGAGACCTCGAGGTACGCGCCGGTGGCGGCCTTGAGCTTCTTACCGAAGGCGAAGTAGTCGTCCCAGGTCTTGGTGGCGGCGGCGACGGCGGCCGGGTCGGTGGGAAGGCCCGCCGCGGCAAGCACGTCGGTGCGGTAGTACAACGCGGTGGGACCGATGTCGGTGGGCAGGCCGATGAGCTTGCCGTCGGGAGTCGTGGCCTCGGCGAGCTTCCAAGCGGGGAAGTCGGCGAGCTTGTCGTCGATACCGAGCGTCTTGAGATCGGTGAAGAGGTCGGCCTGCTGCAGGAAGTAGGGCATGTCCTCGCCCTTGATCCCGGTGATCGAGGGGATGCCGCTGCGGCCGGTGAACACGGTCACGAGCTTCTGCTTCACGTCGTCGCCGATGGTCGTGACCTCGAGCTTGGCGTCGGGGAACTGGGCCTTGGCCGAGTCGACGACGCTCTCGCCGAGGCCGCCGGGCCAGGTCCAGAGGGTCATCGGGCCGTCGGACGAGCCGCCGGCGCCGCCAGAGCAGGCCGAGAGGGACACGGCGGCGACGGCGGCGACGGCGACGGCGCCGAGCGCGCGTCGGTGGCGCGGGGTGAGGGTCATCATGGGTGGGTCACTCCTTGATTCGGGTGCGGTGTGAGGGCGGGGCGTCGAAGGGCGATGCGCCGTCGTGCAGCGCGGCGCGAAGGAAGGCGAAGCGCGCCGGGTCGGCGGCCGCCGGGTGAGCGTCGAGCCAGGGGAGCAGCTCGTCGAGTCGGGGAGCAGCGGCCGCGCCGCCCGGGCGCGACACGGTGATGGCGGCGACGAGCGTGGCGAACTCCACGCGCTCGCGCAGTGACCAGGCCGTGAGCTCGGCGGCGGCGAGGGCCCCACCGAAGACGTCGCCGGCGCCCGTGGC
Encoded here:
- a CDS encoding extracellular solute-binding protein; protein product: MMTLTPRHRRALGAVAVAAVAAVSLSACSGGAGGSSDGPMTLWTWPGGLGESVVDSAKAQFPDAKLEVTTIGDDVKQKLVTVFTGRSGIPSITGIKGEDMPYFLQQADLFTDLKTLGIDDKLADFPAWKLAEATTPDGKLIGLPTDIGPTALYYRTDVLAAAGLPTDPAAVAAATKTWDDYFAFGKKLKAATGAYLEVSMEDVFTKVMGQGETKMVSQDGEFLGDSAQVKKAWDTAIEANELGLVAGIQDGSPDWAAAVNNGSLPTLLGAAWYQGDMKSNAPDTSGKWNVTAMPGGPANIGGSFLTIPAATGNKDEAIKIIDYLLDAENQATTYTEVGNFPSSTAALSQPALQQPDPFFGDQVTTDVFKTASENMPISYTSPIDNELQAPFITELTNVQSQGKDPKQAWNDALTAAQQVWERSK